In a genomic window of Candidatus Binatia bacterium:
- a CDS encoding sulfatase-like hydrolase/transferase, giving the protein MSALFQSRVFRIADVAEAPPSERPPNDQGFDESLLMAGVLHLPEDHPDTVNSKQMFDPLDRFPWTMGGYAVRYNGGPEFEPEGHTTDYYTDQAVKVIENNRNRPFFLSLAHWGIHTPLQSTKEDYDAYPNIESHTERTYAGMIRALDRSVGRVLEALRDNGLDENTIVIFTSDNGGAGYIGLPDVNRPYRGWKLTLFEGGVHVPYMMRWPAGIPAGQRYDEPVHHFDIYATAVAAAGAEMPTDRKMDVVDLLPNVRDEADGVLHEDWKLQRSGPNDEFVWLFDMADDPTEQNNLASELPEKFAELDAVLAVHLAEQAPPRWPSRAAAAISIDKHLNQPESPDDEFVYYPN; this is encoded by the coding sequence ATGAGCGCGCTTTTTCAGTCGCGGGTGTTTCGCATCGCCGACGTCGCTGAGGCGCCGCCATCGGAGCGGCCGCCGAACGATCAAGGCTTCGACGAGAGCCTCCTGATGGCGGGCGTGCTGCACCTACCCGAGGACCATCCCGACACGGTCAACTCGAAGCAGATGTTCGACCCGCTCGACCGCTTCCCCTGGACGATGGGCGGCTACGCGGTGCGCTACAACGGTGGCCCGGAGTTCGAACCCGAGGGGCACACGACCGACTACTACACGGATCAGGCCGTGAAGGTGATCGAGAACAATCGGAATCGCCCGTTCTTCCTCTCTCTGGCGCACTGGGGCATCCACACACCGCTCCAATCCACGAAGGAAGACTACGACGCCTACCCGAACATCGAGAGTCATACCGAGCGCACGTACGCGGGGATGATCCGCGCTCTGGATCGAAGTGTGGGGCGTGTTCTCGAGGCGCTTCGCGATAACGGCCTCGATGAGAACACGATCGTGATCTTCACGTCCGACAACGGCGGTGCCGGCTACATCGGCCTGCCGGACGTGAATCGTCCCTATCGGGGCTGGAAGCTCACGTTGTTCGAAGGCGGCGTTCACGTGCCGTACATGATGCGTTGGCCGGCAGGGATTCCGGCAGGGCAGAGGTACGACGAGCCGGTGCACCACTTCGACATCTACGCGACGGCCGTGGCGGCTGCGGGCGCGGAAATGCCGACCGACCGGAAGATGGACGTTGTAGACCTGCTCCCGAATGTCCGAGACGAGGCGGATGGTGTTCTGCACGAGGACTGGAAGCTCCAACGCAGCGGCCCGAACGACGAATTTGTCTGGCTCTTCGACATGGCCGACGACCCGACGGAGCAGAACAACCTCGCGAGTGAACTTCCGGAAAAGTTCGCCGAGCTCGATGCGGTCCTCGCCGTGCACCTCGCGGAGCAGGCGCCTCCGCGTTGGCCGTCCCGAGCGGCGGCCGCGATCTCGATCGATAAACACCTGAACCAACCGGAGTCGCCCGACGACGAGTTCGTTTACTACCCGAACTGA